A genomic segment from Gracilinanus agilis isolate LMUSP501 chromosome 1, AgileGrace, whole genome shotgun sequence encodes:
- the LOC123243563 gene encoding WW domain-binding protein 2-like isoform X2 has protein sequence MALNRNHSESGVIVNNTENILMTYDHVELSFSDMDHMTDPFKGTKKGSLYLTPYRVIFLSKGRDSMKSFMMPFYLMKDYEIKQPVFGANYIRGTVKAEAGGGWEGSAVYKLTFAAGVAIEFGQRMLQVASQASRGEFYPGPPMMDGAIGHMQPPPPPYPGPMEPPVTGGPDVPSTPAAEAKAAEAAASAYYNPVNPHNVYMPTDQPPPPLYYPPEDKKTQ, from the exons ATGGCGCTCAACAGGAACCACTCGGAGAGCGGAGTGATTGTCAACAATACAGAGAACATTCTAATGACCTATGATCATGTGGAGCTCTCCTTCAGTGACATGGATCATATGACAGATCCCTTCAAAGGAACCAAGAAAGGCAGCCTCTATTTAACTCCTTACAGAGTTATTTTTCTGTCCAAGGGGAGAGATTCCATGAAGTCATTCATGATGCCATTTTACTTAATGAAGGACTATGAGATCAAGCAGCCTGTGTTTGGTGCAAATTACATCAGGGGAACAGTGAAGGCAGAAGCAGGAGGTGGTTGGGAAGGATCAGCTGTTTACAAATTGACCTTTGCAGCAGGAGTTGCCATTGAGTTTGGACAGCGAATGCTACAGGTGGCCTCCCAAGCTTCCAGAGGTGAA TTTTATCCAGGACCTCCTATGATGGATGGAGCTATAGGGCATATGCAGCCCCCACCACCTCCATATCCTGGGCCCATGGAGCCACCCGTTACAGGTGGCCCTGATGTACCATCTACTCCTGCAGCTGAAGCAAAAGCTGCTGAAGCTGCTGCCAGCGCCTACTATAACCCCGTCAATCCCCATAATGTCTACATGCCCACGGACCAGCCCCCACCACCTCTGTACTACCCCCCAGAGGACAAGAAGACCCAGTAG
- the LOC123243563 gene encoding WW domain-binding protein 2-like isoform X1 — protein sequence MALNRNHSESGVIVNNTENILMTYDHVELSFSDMDHMTDPFKGTKKGSLYLTPYRVIFLSKGRDSMKSFMMPFYLMKDYEIKQPVFGANYIRGTVKAEAGGGWEGSAVYKLTFAAGVAIEFGQRMLQVASQASRGEVPNGAYGYSYMPNGAYAFPMPAANGMYPNPPSYPYAPPPPEFYPGPPMMDGAIGHMQPPPPPYPGPMEPPVTGGPDVPSTPAAEAKAAEAAASAYYNPVNPHNVYMPTDQPPPPLYYPPEDKKTQ from the coding sequence ATGGCGCTCAACAGGAACCACTCGGAGAGCGGAGTGATTGTCAACAATACAGAGAACATTCTAATGACCTATGATCATGTGGAGCTCTCCTTCAGTGACATGGATCATATGACAGATCCCTTCAAAGGAACCAAGAAAGGCAGCCTCTATTTAACTCCTTACAGAGTTATTTTTCTGTCCAAGGGGAGAGATTCCATGAAGTCATTCATGATGCCATTTTACTTAATGAAGGACTATGAGATCAAGCAGCCTGTGTTTGGTGCAAATTACATCAGGGGAACAGTGAAGGCAGAAGCAGGAGGTGGTTGGGAAGGATCAGCTGTTTACAAATTGACCTTTGCAGCAGGAGTTGCCATTGAGTTTGGACAGCGAATGCTACAGGTGGCCTCCCAAGCTTCCAGAGGTGAAGTCCCCAATGGAGCATATGGATACTCTTACATGCCCAATGGAGCTTATGCTTTTCCCATGCCAGCTGCGAATGGAATGTACCCCAACCCTCCAAGCTATCCCTATGCTCCACCTCCACCTGAGTTTTATCCAGGACCTCCTATGATGGATGGAGCTATAGGGCATATGCAGCCCCCACCACCTCCATATCCTGGGCCCATGGAGCCACCCGTTACAGGTGGCCCTGATGTACCATCTACTCCTGCAGCTGAAGCAAAAGCTGCTGAAGCTGCTGCCAGCGCCTACTATAACCCCGTCAATCCCCATAATGTCTACATGCCCACGGACCAGCCCCCACCACCTCTGTACTACCCCCCAGAGGACAAGAAGACCCAGTAG